AAGGATCAAAAGTTCATTCAGGTCTACGGGCAGCGAGATGGAAACTTGTGTGCGCTAGGCGGGCTCAGGAGACCTATGGAGCAGCTTAATAAAAGAAAATGTTGATTTTGCTCTCGACAGAGCCATGCATTCAAGCAGATATCCCCTCCCAAAAGAATAAAGACAAAGAAAGGTGAATCATCTATTTGATTTTGAATACAAGGAATTGGGAGCCATCAGCATTGTGCCTTACCAACATAAACAGCAGTTACtacaaagaaatatatttgaaatattgaGCAGGTGAATGGAAATCAAATGGCTTCACCAACACGTCCCCAGTAACAGCGGCTTTTAACAGTCGatttccatttaaaaatgtctaaaaataataaccATTAAGTTATCACTTGAAAGCCAGTTTGTGGTGTAGTTTTGCCTTGAAAGCAGCACACTTACTGTATTTGCTTATAAGGATTGGCCGATCTGCGCAAGCCATTTTTATTTGCTAATCAGATCGAACGTATATATACCTTTTGGTATTCAAGACATATGCATGAAACGTCAACAAAACGCATGTTATGCTATGAGGAAGATAGTAGTATATCATTTACTTGCTCTTGGAGATGCAAACTCATCAAAATATCTAGGCTATATACTGCTGGATGTTTTGGTATGCATAAATTAAACACACATGTGACACTTTCCAAAGACTTATAGCATTTCTATACAGATTACATTTGCAGACCTCCATAAGAAAAGTGATAAAACAACATTCATTCAATCACACATCTGGTGTTAGAAAATCCCCACGACACTTTTAGTGGTTAAAATCGGTGACGTTTGTTATCCATTTGAACTTGCATCAGAAATGGTACAGGAAGGAACGATTTCACAATTTCGAGCCAGGAGCCGTgtcggataatttttttacaatgcacATTACATGATGAAATTCCTTGATCGCTTTAAATTTTACACACCTCTCTAATCCAAAGCTACCCAAATGATATGTCATTCAGATTAAACGAATTCTGCGTTGGTTACTTGTCTGTGTTGATTTCGATTCGTCCACGATGCATGCTTGTAGCGCTCGCCTCTTGGATTTTACAAGGCCAACTTGCCTACGATGACGCCCACCACGAAAAACAGCACGATGAGAGCGATGATCCTGCTGCTGAGCCCCTCCTCTTTGACTCGGACGGCCGGGGAAGAGTGCTGAGAGGGCATTATTGTGCTCTTCCTCATCCGCAGGCCGTCGTCTTCCTGCTGGGGGTGGGAGAAAAATCACTTTTGACCCTGTGCCCTTTTTAATAAACACACTTCTATCTATGATAATAAACACAATTTGATTTTCTACTGGAGCCATAATGCGTCCCAGCTGTAGGTTCATCTGCTTAGATGAGTAAAGGCGAGTTATCTTTGATTCGGTCTCCAAATATGGTTACCGCCCTGAGGCCGCTATTGATTAAAACAAGATCAAGGGCTGCTTCTGGTTTGTTTAATATAGCGAGGGTTACAAACATAATAAGTAGACCGTTACGGGTTTATCACATTTGTGCAAGTACTAAATAGCTACCATATAAGAAGTGACCAACAACATATTGGTAAACCACAaaactaacacacacttacccTAATCTGTTTGTTCTCCTCTCGTAGTCGCTGAACCTCCATCTGAAGCCTTTTGCACTCCTCCATGATCTTCTTCACCTCTCCATCATCCAAACTAGAGGCCATAGACTTCATAGACAACGTAGACGATTCAGATTTAGAAAGACTGGAGGCGATCTTATTGCTGTCCATGTCATGCTGCCACCACACATAATACAGACAAGTACATATAAATTGAAATGAATTAAGAATAAGACATCATTTATGAAAATAACTATAAGATTGAAAATCTCGTTTTTCGGTCAATTTGGGAGTGTTTTTAAGCAGCGCTGCATGTGACATTTTAGAGAGCTTttcacatatgtgaccctggaccacaaaaccctGGACCAAAAAAGTAGTTTGcagcaaaagtaaaaaaaaaaaaaaaaaaaacattggaaggttcaaaattatcgatttttcttttatgcctaaaatcattaaaggaatattccattttcttaaaagaaaaatccagataatttactcaccaccatgtcattcaaaatgttgttgtctttctttgttcagtcgagaagaaattatgttttttgaggaaaacattgcaggatttttctcattttaatggactttaatagacaccaacaattaacacttaactcaacacttaacagtttttttcaacagagtttcaaaggactctaaacgatcccaaatgaggcgtaagggtcttatctagcaaaacgattgtcatttttgacaataaaaataacaaatatacacttttaaagcacaacttctcgttcagtcgtgatgcgtcagcgtgaccctACGCAATATGTCATgacatcaagaggtcacagaggacgaacgcgaaactccgccccagtgtttacaagaggaccgttcctacgttgttttatgtcaactgatactaaattaatgtctttgtgtcagtttattgtttacaatggtctgcaaatgtgcattttatatatgtaacacgtgacctccctacgtcactacgcatttacgttaggtcgccctggaccggatctagacgagaagttgtgctttaaaagtgtatatttgttatttttctagtcaaaaatgacaatcgtttcgctagataagacccttatgcctcatttgggatcgtttatagttctttgaaactctgttgaaaaaaaatgtttagtgttgagttaagtgttaattgttggtgtcttttaaagtccattaaaatgagaaaaatcctggaatgttttcctcaaaaaacataatttcttctcgactgaacaaagaaagacaacaacattttggatgaaatggtggtgagtaaattatctggatttttcttttaagaaaattgaatattcctttaagtaaagatcatgttccatgaagatgttttgtaatttttctgccataaatatataaaaaaatatatatttttgtgagtggatgcagttgcttatgacttcatttggacatcTTAAAGGGGATTTTtcttaatatcattttttttttgcaccctcagattccagatttttaaatagttctcagccaaatattgtcatatCCTAACAAATTCAATGGAAAGCTGATTTATTCAGCAgatgtaaataaaaatgaatacatCTTAAACGCTGTTATAAAAGGTACTCATGACTCACATCACTGTTAAAGGTATGAGGCAATCTGACAGGTGTAAAACTCTCGCTTAAAGACAACACGACAAATAACAGAGGAAACACATCCACTTACCGTTTTCTCATTTTCAGTGGGCATGTCAAAGACACATCTCAGCTTGGAGTCCATCAGATCTTCAGGCTTGGCTTCTTTCCACTGGAGTAAGAGAAGAATATATACAAATTTCACATCTTACACAAGTTTACACAAAAAGATTTGAACTACaatttaaagggaaagttcatccaaaaatgaaatttctgtgATCATTTACCCACCCTCACGTTAATACCTGTATGAGTATTTGAAGagccattaaaaaaattagttaccgccaaaatcactattgtatcaggtcagcataaaaaaaatctattcttTATTTTACGTGAAATCCgatatccgccatgttattctgtcatcttttctcccttttttacAAACTGTGACAAACGGcactcctccttctctgcagacgcaataaatctgcttaacCAATCAAAGCACACCATTACACGCATTGGATGGCGGCACTCTGAAGATCAcgaaatcctagttttcctcatctaaaaaaaactaactagtaattttgatggcattgatgaacttgtggtggttttctgtggggAAAAAAATGTAAAGCATTGAAATCGAATAACTTTTGTGAGAAGCACTCGGGAGGAAAAAAATATGCTGGtggttgcttgttctcacacgacagcatcaaacttctgtcatgctaacacattgaccccaggcgatcttatgaaaaactttcaattattttacgcaaagtcaacgaaaatcaagCAAGACCAAAAcgttttacagctgatcgctgtcaaaaaagttcagcgatgaTATCCCAAGTATAACAgtgcaatgacagtgttcttcatatgacaaagtaagtgttttgattaatgccattaatgttttttttaatcatttttctaacactagtcaactaaattaatataacaaggcaaagatgaatgcacatttatatatcaattcaatagatttatagcattttgataaaaaaaaaacttgccgtggatttattgcatttttccaaaaaaataatcaatttttataataaatctttgaaaatcaaattatgtattttttttaatgttattataacctaaagatgctatgtgaaattTTGTAACAGGAAATATTGGTCTTCATCTtgtagaaaacacgtttttagagaaattagtcaaaatggattgatgcattttggaaccaaactcttcaatttCGTCTGTtgaacttccatagtaggaaaaacaaatactatggaaatcaGTGGGTACTGGCAACAGTGTTACCATCATTTAGTAAAATGTcgtcttttgtgttcaacagaataaaaaaactcatacaggtttagaacaacatgagggtgttTTGGGGTAAACTAACCCTTTAAAACCGAGGCACTGCAGCAAATTTAGCAACTTatagttttatataaaaatcgaaactttttattattataagataCATCCTTTATTatgggtgtcacgattctccaaatcctcgattcgattaaattttcgattctaaggtcacgattcgatttgattcttgatgttttttttcccttttttaaaaatataaaaatgctttatttattattattattattatagtttcacattaacatgcacataacgtgcttttcctcgcatgggggttttgtgggcttcactttacgcaAGAAAGCTTgtaggattccttcttgcacgcacatggacttaaagcaacactatgtagtttttttacctttaaataatttctctaaaattatttcagtgatagaacaacttttaactggacaaattgtactgttgctgcaacctgagcaacctcctagctgctacaagcacactctgaaagtggcggtggagggtagagcacacagccctgcccctccccctgccttcagaagagtgtctgataccaggcactgttgcgcttttcaaccacatggggagctgttaagtcatttttacacggaaactacatagtgttgctttaatgcgcgcgtcttggactccttacatctgaaataaatccagcgcgtcataagcagctgcgcttctctctgtctcacgtgcatgcgctctcgcatctgttcgaagtctaaacataaactaaagtagtaatcattacgtatttgttcagttttatgcgtttcattcGAGCTatggcaaactatcccttttgtttaaaatataacccgctgcatcttggcgcctctctcactctcgtgcacgtgcagagagctgcgctctgtccgaagtcagatcactaggtagtaatcctgtttatgatatgcatttcaaggaaggagttgtagcaatacatccctcgtgtttaaaatataaatctctGAGGTTTTTTTCCCCCGCTTGGCAAggcgaccggacgtgacatgggggcgtggcaggatcgacg
This Paramisgurnus dabryanus chromosome 7, PD_genome_1.1, whole genome shotgun sequence DNA region includes the following protein-coding sequences:
- the vapb gene encoding vesicle-associated membrane protein-associated protein B/C isoform X1; amino-acid sequence: MARPEQVLLLEPQHELRFRGPFTDVVTTTLKLANPTERNVCFKVKTTAPRRYCVRPNSGVIDAGTSINVSVMLQPFDYDPNEKSKHKFMVQSLLAPPDMTDTEGVWKEAKPEDLMDSKLRCVFDMPTENEKTHDMDSNKIASSLSKSESSTLSMKSMASSLDDGEVKKIMEECKRLQMEVQRLREENKQIRQEDDGLRMRKSTIMPSQHSSPAVRVKEEGLSSRIIALIVLFFVVGVIVGKLAL
- the vapb gene encoding vesicle-associated membrane protein-associated protein B/C isoform X2; protein product: MARPEQVLLLEPQHELRFRGPFTDVVTTTLKLANPTERNVCFKVKTTAPRRYCVRPNSGVIDAGTSINVSVMLQPFDYDPNEKSKHKFMVQSLLAPPDMTDTEGVWKEAKPEDLMDSKLRCVFDMPTENEKTHDMDSNKIASSLSKSESSTLSMKSMASSLDDGEVKKIMEECKRLQMEVQRLREENKQIREDDGLRMRKSTIMPSQHSSPAVRVKEEGLSSRIIALIVLFFVVGVIVGKLAL